Below is a genomic region from Granulicella sp. L56.
GAGCCGCAGAAGGTGCTCAAACCAGAGTCTGGCCGCAAGCCCGGTTTTGGCGAGGGCCACACCTCACCGGCATAAACCTCCAACCAGGCAATAAAAAGGGCAGCCTCTCATCAGGCTGCCCTTTTTATTGTCGCTACAAGTATCAGGATTAGAGCGGCTCCAAAAGCTAATACCCTGCAAATTATTTGTCATCCGTAAATGATTTGTTATCCTTCGCCGAAGGATCTGCTGTTCTCTTTGGAGGGCATCGTCGGTGGAGTGTCCTAATGGCCCCCCTTCTTTCCTCCAGCCTTAGGAGTGGCCGCCTTTCCCTTGCCCGAAGTCTTCTTCGCAATCGCCTTATTTTCCGGAGAAGTCGTAGCCTTCTGGGCCTCATCCTGCTTCCCGCGATCTTCCCCAGGAATCTTCCCGTTGATGTCGCCGACGGAAAGCCCTTTGCCGCCATTCAGCTGCGAATCGACCAGATGCAGTCCGTAAGAAGAAGTCCACGGCCCACGCACGTCCGTATCCCCTTCGTCGCCATTGCCCGTAGAACCGTTGAAGTACTCATCCACGATTCCCGGCGTCGGCTTCAGCATTCCAATCGAAAACGGCTTCTTCTCCAAGCTATCGAGCGCTGCCTGAAACGCCTTCATATGCGTAATCTCGCGCGTCATCAAAAACTGCAGCGTATCAATCGATCCCGGATCGTCCGTATGATCGATCAGGCGTTCGTAAACGATCTTCGCCCGCGCCTCGGCAGCGATATTGCTATGCAGGTCCACATCCAGCTCACCCGTAATCTTCAGGTAAGTAGATGTCCACGCATTCCCCATCGA
It encodes:
- a CDS encoding manganese catalase family protein encodes the protein MYHHIKKLMYTVNIGEPDVRFGNMLLEQFGGANGELAAAMQYTIQGWNCVDDLGRRDLLLDIGTEELSHLEVVGALIRMHLAPLKTKREAAEADPLVTIAGGGGVNLFDSMGNAWTSTYLKITGELDVDLHSNIAAEARAKIVYERLIDHTDDPGSIDTLQFLMTREITHMKAFQAALDSLEKKPFSIGMLKPTPGIVDEYFNGSTGNGDEGDTDVRGPWTSSYGLHLVDSQLNGGKGLSVGDINGKIPGEDRGKQDEAQKATTSPENKAIAKKTSGKGKAATPKAGGKKGGH